In Corylus avellana chromosome ca2, CavTom2PMs-1.0, the following proteins share a genomic window:
- the LOC132169602 gene encoding receptor-like protein 34 — MASLAIVTVSNITTDQYALLALKAQISYDPRNVLTSNWSVSSSICSWVGVTCGSGHQQVIALNLSYMGLVGTIPPHIGNLSSLVSLSIENNSFHGSLPNKLACLYQLQHLSLGFNKFGGEIPTWIGLLTKLQNLSLHGNNFRGTIPSSLSNISSLQTINLSYNQLSGSISSSIFNIYNLKRMDLSDNMLSGPMPSNISYMSSLQYLSLTNNYLSGSLPSEIGNLIMLSDLYLSGNNFEGRIPPEIGNLTMLTKLCLYSNNFEGTIPFTLFKSKQLQILLLADNKFTGSVPSEIGNLIMLTELYLFDNKFEGTIPSTLFKCKQLQYLFLSSNKFTGEVPPEIGNLTKLTELNLQNNTFGGKSKLRYEDVRDFVLIEEVHRKDASETS; from the exons ATGGCAAGCTTAGCTATCGTAACAGTATCCAACATTACCACCGATCAATATGCTCTTCTTGCCTTAAAGGCTCAAATTTCTTATGATCCTCGTAATGTTTTGACAAGCAACTGGTCTGTCAGCTCCTCCATTTGCAGTTGGGTTGGTGTCACTTGTGGTTCCGGCCATCAACAAGTCATCGCTTTGAACCTTTCTTACATGGGTCTTGTAGGCACCATTCCTCCACACATAGGAAACCTTTCATCTCTTGTCAGTCTTAGCATCGAAAACAATAGTTTTCATGGCTCTCTACCCAACAAGTTGGCCTGTCTTTACCAATTGCAACACTTATCCCTTGGATTCAATAAGTTTGGCGGAGAAATCCCGACATGGATTGGTTTGTtaaccaaacttcaaaatttgtCGCTACATGGTAACAATTTCAGAGGGACTATTCCATCATCTCTATCTAACATATCTTCATTACAAACTATTAATCTTAGTTATAACCAACTTTCGGGCTCCATTTCATCCTCCATCTTTAACATATACAACTTGAAAAGAATGGATCTCAGTGATAACATGCTTTCTGGTCCGATGCCTTCCAATAtttcctacatgtcatcattgCAGTATTTATCATTGACGAATAATTATTTAAGTGGAAGTTTACCTTCAGAAATTGGAAACTTAATCATGCTCTCCGATTTATATCTTTCCGGCAACAACTTTGAAG GAAGAATACCTCCTGAAATCGGCAACTTAACCATGCTTACCAAGTTATGCCTTTACTCtaacaactttgaag GTACTATCCCATTCACTTTGTTTAAGAGCAAACAATTACAAATTTTATTGTTGGCGGATAATAAATTCACCGGAAGTGTACCTTCAGAAATTGGAAACTTAATCATGCTCACTGAGTTATACCTTTTTGACAACAAGTTTGAAG GGACTATTCCATCGACTTTGTTCaagtgcaaacaactgcaatatttatttttatcgaGTAATAAATTCACTGGAGAAGTACCTCCagaaattggaaacttaaccaAGCTCACAGAGTTAAACCTTCAAAACAACACCTTTGGAG